A genomic stretch from Camarhynchus parvulus chromosome 11, STF_HiC, whole genome shotgun sequence includes:
- the CIDEC gene encoding cell death activator CIDE-3, giving the protein MDYAKSLSQRLAAPVSKCVSASASMTQQLLAGPAPRPRPYRVCNGDRSLRKGVMAPSLAELLRQAQSALALPAPIALVLDEDGTAVETESFFRTLEEGTALMALSKGQSWTAPKTRGYQVSLSRKPPRRIDVACVTFDLYKTHPKDLGCLNVKATLYGTYSMSYDLRCYGARRLVKEALRWALFSMQATGHVLLGTSCYMQQLLDATEEEQKEEEKSSLPLQNLLPCSLPALPYKKMSQ; this is encoded by the exons ATGGACTACGCCAAATCCCTGAGCCAGCGCCTGGCTGCCCCCGTGTCCAA ATGTGTCTCAGCCAGCGCCTCCAtgacccagcagctgctggcggGCCCGGCCCCACGGCCCCGGCCCTACCGCGTGTGCAACGGGGACCGCAGCCTGCGCAAGGGCGTCATGGCCCCCAGCCTGGCCGAGCTGCTGCGCcag GCCCAGAGCGCCCTGGCCCTGCCCGCGCCCATCGCGCTGGTGCTGGATGAGGACGGCACGGCCGTGGAGACTGAGTCCTTCTTCCGGACCCTGGAGGAGGGCACGGCCCTGATGGCCCTGAGCAAGGGGCAGAGCTGGACTGCCCCCAAG ACACGTGGCTACCAGGTGAGCCTGTCCCGCAAGCCCCCGCGCAGGATCGACGTCGCCTGCGTCACCTTCGACCTGTACAAGACCCACCCGAAGGACCTGGGCTGCCTCAACGTCAAAGCCACCCTGTATGGCACCTACAGCATGTCCTACGACCTGCGCTGCTACGGCGCCCGGCGCCTGGTGAA ggaagccCTGCGCTGGGCGCTGTTCAGCATGCAGGCCACGGGCCACGTCCTGCTGGGCACCTCGTGCTacatgcagcagctcctggatgcCACcgaggaggagcagaaggaagaggagaagagctCACTGCCCCTGCAGaacctcctgccctgcagcctccccgCCCTGCCCTACAAGAAGATGTCACAGTGA
- the ZFPM1 gene encoding LOW QUALITY PROTEIN: zinc finger protein ZFPM1 (The sequence of the model RefSeq protein was modified relative to this genomic sequence to represent the inferred CDS: inserted 1 base in 1 codon; deleted 1 base in 1 codon) — translation MSRRKQSNPRQIKRSLAAMEEGEDAPVGDKSPSERDGATSDCEGSAERDTCSPPGSEESRDALESPKEPEKPDPGENPQEPDSWNGPDELELEVRDGQRRVRSRQSLPEGFSWGPFAGSIHSEPASPGHGDTSPPLTLVLGDESCWLSLLPLVPGEPDANAVIYRKDEALWCRTTRALRENEPLSALVVAEPPAVPKHGVKAEPGESPYPAALHSDIQLLPQQAGMAAILATAVVNKDVFPCKDCGIWYRSERNLQAHLMYYCASRQSAGAGSPALDEKPKETYPNERVCPFPQCKKSCPSASSLEIHMRSHSGERPFVCLICLSAFTTKANCERHLKVHTDTLNGVCHSCGFISTTRDILYSHLVTNHMICQPGSKGEVFSPGSALPAAKPLAAGLSQPNNASLRKCSLGAFLPEALPALPQHVVLPGPDAAPAPPALPASPPDPRAGKLSPPAQLQNGEGPSLASSSSSSSSTSGEPVRIKEEPAGSPASEAEAPRSGEGAGSPEGGSRTSSPRSLASAKVKSELASPTPGSSPVPSEPGTAGGTVFLPQYVFGHEAAVVPQASEILAKMSELVHSRLKQGHGGGAVPPAIYTGTPVPKGATCFECEITFNNINNYYVHKRLYCSSRHLAEDSPPGARKLKAPPGAPKGPLAPGTLLSPPAGNGQGPAAGDGDAGRDATPPAAAPEGKAEEGGTKVGSPEAEGGSGRCSEDSQSPGSSAGDEGDEDPSKTLCEACNIRFSRHETYVVHKRFYCASRHDPPLRRPAAPKVPFLPQPLRTRKRRKLYEIHGAARRPAEPPPAPEPPPAEPPAAAPEPRASPMDAEGPIDLSKKPRWQSEPAPTPVPAPAPLLPLADYHECTACRISFNSLDAYLAHKKYQCPATPLQPRTLEHLQKMKGAMAAPLKGRHSPGSPGEGDPEGGLRVRAAPAGSPGIPYPGADSLQRHPKGSLPLPGAKGPLAACPYCPLNGAIKGDLLEHFRNAHGLFVAKPGPAEAPGASRTPEPPLPAASPPRPPGPRLRRDSAKEGRDXPRPPAPPRPASPAAPEALREAARKPPTPPAYTDRGVQTPPGKAVPGPVPNGNHRYCRLCNIKFSSLSTFIAHKKYYCSSHAAEHVK, via the exons ggtCCCTGGCAGCGATGGAGGAAGGCGAGGACGCCCCGGTGGGGGACAAGAGCCCCTCGGAGAGGGACGGGGCCACCTCGGACTGCGAGGGCTCCGCCGAGCGCGACACCTGCAGCCCCCCCGGCAGTGAAG agtcCAGAGATGCTCTGGAGAGTCCAAAGGAGCCGGAGAAGCCGGATCCAGGAGAAAACCCCCAGGAGCCAGACAGCTGGAATGGGCCAG atgagctggagctggaggtgcGGGATGGGCAGAGACGGGTGCGGAGCCGCCAGAGCCTCCCCGAGGGCTTCTCCTGGGGCCCCTTCGCGGGCAGCATCCACAGCGAGCCGGCATCGCCGGGCCACGGCGACACG agccccccccTGACGCTGGTGCTGGGGGACgagagctgctggctgtccctgctgcccctcgTGCCCGGAGAGCCCGATGCCAACGCTGTCATCTACAGGAAGG ACGAAGCCCTGTGGTGCCGCACGACGCGGGCGCTGCGGGAGAACGAGCCCCTGAGCGCCTTGGTGGTGGCAGAGCCACCAGCTGTCCCCAAGCACGGGGTGAAAGCGGAGCCCGGCGAGTCCCCGTACCCGGCGGCGCTGCACTCCGacatccagctgctgccacagcaggcCGGCATGGCCGCCATCCTGGCCACCGCCGTGGTCAACA AGGACGTGTTCCCGTGCAAGGACTGCGGGATCTGGTACCGCAGCGAGCGCAACCTGCAGGCGCACCTGATGTACTACTGTGCCAGCCGGCAGAGCGCCGGCGCCGGCTCCCCCGCCCTGGACGAGAAGCCCAAGGAGACCTATCCCAACGAGAGGGTCTGCCCCTTCCCACAGTGCAAGAAgagctgtcccagtgccagctccctggAGATCCACATGCGCAGCCATAGCG GAGAGCGGCCGTTTGTCTGCCTGATCTGCCTGTCTGCCTTCACCACCAAGGCCAACTGTGAGCGGCACCTGAAGGTGCACACGGACACCCTGAACG GTGTCTGCCACAGCTGTGGCTTCATCTCCACCACGAGGGACATCCTGTACAGCCACCTGGTCACCAACCACATGATCTGCCAGCCGGGCTCCAAGGGCGAGGTGTTCTCACCTGGGtcagcccttcctgctgccaaaCCCCTCGCTGCTG ggctgagccagccGAACAACGCGTCCCTGCGCAAGTGCAGCCTGGGCGCGTTCCTGCCCGAGGCGCTGCCGGCCCTGCCGCAGCACGTGGTGCTGCCCGGCCCCGACGCCGCTCCGGCACCACCGGCACTGCCCGCCTCGCCCCCCGACCCCCGGGCCGGCAAActgtcacccccagcccagctgcagaacGGGGAAGGACCTTCATtggcatcctcctcctcttcttcctcctccacgTCCGGCGAGCCCGTGCGCATCAAGGAGGAGCCGGCGGGCAGCCCAGCCAGCGAGGCGGAGGCGCCGAGGAGCGGGGAGGGGGCCGGCAGCCCCGAGGGCGGCTCCCGGACCTCATCCCCCCGCAGCCTGGCCTCGGCCAAGGTCAAGTCGGAGCTCGCCAGCCCCACGCCGGGCTCCAGCCCCGTGCCCAGCGAGCCGGGCACGGCGGGCGGCACCGTCTTCCTGCCGCAGTACGTGTTCGGCCACGAGGCCGCGGTGGTGCCGCAGGCCTCGGAGATCCTGGCCAAGATGTCGGAGCTGGTGCACAGCCGGCTGAAGCAGGGCCACGGCGGCGGCGCGGTGCCGCCCGCCATCTACACGGGCACGCCGGTGCCCAAGGGCGCCACGTGCTTCGAGTGCGAGATCACCTTCAACAACATCAACAACTACTACGTGCACAAGCGCCTGTACTGCTCCAGCCGGCATCTGGCCGAGGACAGCCCCCCCGGGGCACGCAAGCTCAAAGCTCCCCCCGGGGCGCCCAAGGGTCCCCTCGCCCCGGGGACGCTGCTGTCCCCCCCGGCGGGCAACGGGCAGGGCCCGGCAGCGGGGGACGGGGACGCCGGTCGCGATGCCACCCCGCCGGCCGCCGCACCGGAGGGCAAGGCTGAAGAAGGGGGCACCAAAGTGGGGTCCCCCGAGGCGGAGGGGGGCTCGGGGCGGTGCAGCGAGGACAGCCAGAGCCCCGGCAGCTCGGCGGGCGACGAGGGGGACGAGGACCCCAGCAAGACGCTGTGCGAGGCGTGCAACATCCGCTTCAGCCGCCACGAGACCTACGTGGTGCACAAGCGCTTCTACTGCGCCTCCCGGCACGATCCCCCCCtgcgccgccccgccgcccccaaAGTGCCCTTCCTGCCGCAGCCCCTGCGCACCCGCAAGCGCCGCAAGCTCTACGAGATCCACGGCGCCGCTCGCCGCCCCGCGGAGCCCCCGCCGGCCCCGGAGCCCCCGCCCGCAGAgccgcccgcggccgcccccgAGCCCCGCGCCAGCCCCATGGACGCCGAGGGTCCCATCGACCTGAGCAAGAAGCCGCGGTGGCAGAGCGAGCCGGCACCGACACCGGTACCGGCACCGGCGCCGCTGCTGCCCCTGGCCGATTATCACGAGTGCACGGCCTGCCGCATCAGCTTCAACAGCCTGGACGCGTACCTGGCGCACAAGAAGTACCAGTGCCCGGCCACGCCGCTGCAGCCCCGCACGCTGGAGCACCTGCAGAAGATGAAGGGAGCCATGGCCGCCCCCCTCAAGggccggcacagccccggcagccccggtGAAGGGGACCCCGAAGGAGGGCTGCGGGTGagggcggccccggcggggagCCCCGGCATCCCCTACCCCGGGGCGGACTCGCTGCAGCGTCACCCCAAGGGTTCCCTGCCACTGCCGGGGGCCAAGGGTCCCCTGGCCGCCTGTCCCTACTGTCCCCTCAACGGGGCCATCAAGGGCGACCTCCTGGAGCACTTCCGAAACGCCCACGGGCTCTTCGTGGCCAAGCCGGGGCCAGCGGAGGCCCCCGGTGCCAGCAGGACGCCCGAGCCCCCGCTGCCCGCCGCgtcccctccccgcccgcccggccca CGCCTCCGCCGGGACAGCGCCAAGGAGGGCCGGG AGCCCCGGCCCCCGGCTCCCCCGCGCCCCGCCTCGCCCGCAGCCCCCGAGGCGCTGCGGGAAGCCGCCCGCAAGCCCCCCACGCCCCCCGCCTACACGGACAGGGGGGTGCAGACCCCCCCGGGCAAGGCTGTGCCCGGCCCGGTGCCCAACGGCAACCACAGGTACTGTCGCCTCTGCAACATCAAGTTCAGCAGCCTGTCCACCTTCATCGCCCACAAGAAGTATTACTGCTCCTCCCACGCCGCCGAGCACGTCAAGTaa